TCTGATAGAATTACATGTCGAATAAAACGCCATAGAGGCTGATTCATCAAGACCGGGTCACGAGGAAGCCTTCTTGGCGTGCAGATTTTGCCTAAATATGCGTTTGACAAAATAGCTGCTGGACGTTCATTTGGGTAATCTGGGTTTGAGCCGCGATAAACAGAGCGCATCCGTCATTAAAATGCAGGATCCGGGGAGTCGTACAGGCGGATCTGTCTCCAGTGAGCATGCTTGAGGTTTTTGCACACTTGGCTCAAGGTGACATTCCATTACTGAGTGTatcgcatacacacacacacacacacacacacacacacacacacacacacacacacacacacacacacacacacacacacacacacacacacacacacatagcctaCATCCTGTCAGCACGGCTTTTTGTCGCAGAGCATCACCTACTACCACGAATTATAACCAGATCTGTAGAATGATGGCATTTTAATGAGCCCAAATTAGCGTCAACGCGCTGTCCTCTTTGTTGAATATGAGCTTACACTGCCACGAAAATTCGAGATGTATTAGCAAGGCCGGGCTTGTTGAGCATCCCAGACTGCACATTCAGACTGGAATATGATTTGTTTACAACCTTGAAAGGACACTCTTTGCTAAAGTAAATTTGCCTGACAACAGGTTGTtttggggtgggtggggggggggggggggggggggggttcagcaCGCTGCAATGCATCGATTCAAATCTCTACACATTCAATCATCagggatgaaatgaaaaatacagcagCCAGCAGCCCTGAACAATAACCATGCATGTGCTCCCATGGAGTCACAGTGGTTACTTACTACAAAGTAAGTTGCAGATGACAATGAGGACCCATACGGGCCCCTCATGACTTTCAACGTGCAACCAATGGCAGCTCCAGCTCTTACCTGAAATCGCTGTAAGGGTGGATAATCCAATTTCCAGCTGATTTTaccctctcttgctctctctccacTGCTTTTTGACTACCATACATGCGTAAGGAGAATTTGTTAACTCCAGGCTGCAGCATACTACTAAACTGCCGCTGCATGAAGCTGGCTTGGCTGCCCCGAGGTTCTGCATCCTCGGCGGGTACAATTGGCGGTCCATCCTCCGGCTTCTGGAAAGTGACAGAGTTCCTGGGCTGCTGGGTCTGAGTCGGGCCATGCAGAGAGGACGAGGCTTTCCGGCTTGGTGCGTTAGAGAAGGACACCTTGGAGTCCTTTTTCTCGGGGACACCGCTGGACACGGGGGTAGTGCCGGGGTTCACACTCTCTCCTCCGTGCCCCCCGGCTAGAGACCCGCCTGGTGTGATTGAGCCGTCCATGCTGGCGGTGGTCGAGTTACAGGCTCCTCGCTTGGCGCTCCCTCCGTCCTCGGCCCGCCCCGACCCTACTGTCTGCCTCTCCTGCTTGGAGATGATTGAGCGCAGGCTCCCGGTACCCGAGTCCCTCCTGCATTCTCcgtttttgttgcatttcatgCTGGAAATTGGTGCGACGCTGTTGCAACCATCACCCGTTGTCGCGTTTAAAGCCTCTACCGCGACCGCTGATGCCGACGCCTCCGCCCCAGATGCTCTGCTGGTCTCTCTGCGCTGGGCAGCATCGCCCGGACAGGGTGTCTGGGTCTGGGTAGCTCTGGAGGAAGCAGTGGGCCGTGGGGCGGCAGGAGCGTCCTCTGTGTGCATAAGGCAGGGCTCCTTGTTGGAGTTTCTCCTGGAAGCCGAGGACGCGGCTCCCCCTCCTGGCGTAAAGTTCTTCATCCTGATActgccacctcctcctcctcctcctcctccacctccgcCACTGCCGCTCCCCCCGGCTCGGCGCAACCGCGGATGCTGAAACTTGGACTCCTCTTCTCCGTCCTCCGTCTCGTCCATCACGATGTTGCTGGCCGCACCGTGCTGCTTAGCGCTCGCTGCGCCTGGAGAACCAGAGTCCAGACACTTCTGGCTGCTGTTGCTTCTTGTGCAGTTGGACGCTGCAGCTCTGGGTGCGCTGATGTGGCTGCAGCCACTGCCGCCCACCGCCTTCTTTTTCATGGTGGCAGCAGACGCCGGTGAAACCTCATTCCTGTCCATGACATTGGGCATATCAAATTTTGCCTCCAATTATCGTTGGAGAAAACCAATCAGCGACACAGGGGGGAtggggaaaagaagaaaagagaggagagagaaagagagagagagagagagagagaaaggagaggggaACAGAGGGAGGGGTGGACGTGACTTCTTTGCAAACTACTGCGCTTCTACTTTCACTAGTCATTGTGTCAGAGATGCTCCAGCAAACTAGCTGAGCCCTTTGACCGCGTCAAATATAATTAAACTATTAGCTTATGCTGCTCCTAATTCACTCCAAGTGGATTTCCAGCGGAGGCCTCTGAGTCATGACCTAACGCTTGAATTGCCTCAAGTAGCtctaatcaaataatcaaatgGAGATAGATGCCTAACGTGTTGTCAGTCACGATGGGAAATAACATCAAAAGTTTAATTACCACGTGTTAATGAAAACTCAAATGATGTCATATGTTTTAGAAGGTGTTTTCAATGACAACCTCCTTGAATGAATGTGACCCATAGTTGTTGTTTAGCGCGCCCTACTGGCCATGCATATGGAGCACAGCTGGTGTCAGAGACCTATAATCATTTTTGATGCATCAGGAGGAGGCTGTAAAGTCAGTAGCATGAGAAGGTCTAGAGTGCAGGTCCACTATTTTTCTACCTAAAGATGTACTTATTGTCACACGTCCCTTTAAAGATGCATGGTTGGGTGATTTGGTTGTGGTATCACGTCCCTGAGGGTACCTTCCACTTTTCTGCAGGGTACATTTTTGTAGCTAAGCACTTGTTAAATTTCTATCCCTTGAAGTCCATGTTTGCATAAATTTGGACTGTGGGCACAGATAAAGTGCGCATTTAAAGTCCAAACAACCAAATCTTTGTAGTGCATGTTTTTGAGGAGTAATCACTTAGCTCTTCACGTCCTCTTTCAACAGCTGACCAACTGAGATGCTTAAACATTCAGGGGCAGAGGCAGCTTAGTCAGCAAGTGCATAATTTGTGCAGATACTACCTGTAAACAGCAACAGTACAGCAGAGGTATTCGTGTACTGCAAACACTGACAGAAGGATGCAGATGCAGGAAAGCATCACTGATGGGTTGATCTGTGCTTTGTTTAAAttgcatataaaaatgtgacGTTTTTCAGTAAATGTCCTCCGATTGACATCTCAGTTAGAAGGAATTATACCAGTTTTTAGTCTGAATCCATGTGTCATGAGCCCAAGCTACAGAGTATTATCCCTACACATTAAGGATATAGGCCATGATAATCGAGTGCTCTGTCACCAGAGAAGAGATAAAGTAGCTAGCCTAATTTCTTTGATCTAAATTTGGTTGAGTCTAATTTTGGTCACATGTATAAAAGACAGCTTTGTGTGTAATGAAAGTCAACTTTgactttacacacaaacacacataatcaaGGCACTTTGAATTTGCCAGTTATACAAAACATAACTTATGCCAGATACTGAATCCCCCCCCCcgcaaagaaaaataagaatgaataaatgaatccaCTCACAGCGATCACTGAGTCTTATTTCTACAAATTTCTTACCTTTTAACATCAGTGCCAAGAAGTCAGAAGCATCATGTCGCTctcaccccctccctccttcctcccttcattctgtCTCATCTCTCTGCTTCATTAGTCAAAACTACGCAGCTGCACCAAGGTTCAGTTTAATTTCCTGATAGGGTGATGCAGTGCTGTGACGCTCACACATAGTTTTCCACAAAtgacagagacaaaaaagacacaGTGACTACAGCAACTGATATTAAAAGAAGAAGTCAATTATCAGACAACTGCAAGTAGAATGACCCAGAGACATGTCACAGCTCTCCACAGGAGCAGAACATCTCCTAATAGGGTTAATCCATGAATCACGATGAAAAGTATTAGCATATGTAGAGAAGATTAAGAGataatcaaaacacacattcatgtcctcaagttaaaaaaacatatgagaggataataaacacacattttcaccaaTTAAGCCAGCATTTCTCAACTGGGGCCTTTTCTGTCAAGGTCTTGTAATTAAGTCATTAAAACCAATATAACAGCttcagaaatatatatatatatatatatatatatatatatatatatatatatatatgtatacagttGGTGGCAACACTCCATCTATTTGCATTCACAACTTTGGGACCACGGGGGATTCAAATTTAATCTATTTCCATTTATTAGTACAAGAACACCTCAGGTCGCTGGCCTAGTGACTCAGCCGCCACCTGCTTGTTAATTACAGCTGAAAATGTCTGCACTGGCTGTGAACGTCTGTTGCACATCACAGAGTGGCAGGCTGCCTGCATTTAGGGAGGCACTTAAAGCAGGGAATTGTATTAATTTTGAGTTTTGTCGATACTGCGGCTTCTCAAGAAGAGCCATGTTGCAAAATGACAACAATAgacatatttttgtcattgaGAGTAATTTGTAGCTGTCACACAACTGGTGCCACTGTGGATTTGTTGACGTGTCAATCAAACAACCATTTTACTGCACAATCAGTAAAAGATGTCAAGAAGTCTGCAAGACAAATGGTTCATCCAACAATATAAAAGAAATTACAGAATCACTGTGATTAATCCTGTGAAAGGCagatgacaaaaacattttaattgtttactTCATCCAACTCTCATCAATTTCATGGCAAAATTGTGCCACACTGAtcaaaaataactgaaatttGATCATGACTGAAACATTATGACGTGTGTAAAAACTGAGCCACCAAAGCCCAGAAGCAACAGCACCAGCAGGGTAACATTTGCATTACAAATATAGAGCCAAATTTGTATAATTTAGCCTGATCTTGTGTTAGCAGCTCACCAATTGTCTCACATCACATTAAATCATCAACAGAAACCTCAGAATCAGttttctttgcactttattgtgactgtacaaaaaaaaaatcagttaataaaataataaacacttcTTATGTGAAACACATTTGGCCAGTTTTATAGAGGTAAGATGATcccatgccttttttttttttttttaatttcttttacatttctctATTCATGTGTTGGCCAAGGATTCAATAAATAAGTAGTAAATGTTTTCTACTTGAGGAAACTCAGTAAAAATGTGTCCACATTTGAGCTGTGACGATCTTTACCTTGTCAAGATACACCACATACACTGGTTCACACtctttaagaaagaaagaaaaaaaaatctaattaacacaaaaacaaatcctAAAAGACTCATTCAATGCCAAAatgtcaggattttttttttattggtttgtttttcagtaGTTTACCCAAATTCACATTCTTAACATCAGACTGaattttgtgcaaaataaaaaaaacagaggtgcaaataaattaaaaaaatctgatgcATACACTCCTTTCCACAAGGTTTTAGTTTGATCCATTAGCTGTACAATGGCTGACAAGTTCACCGCCTGAAAAATGAATTCTCTATCTACACATCTATGGACTCAGCTTGAAGTCTGCACCACCACAggcaatgtttaaaaaaaagagcattttttcttttagataTAAAATGTGTCCCAGCCCCACTCTGGCTCAAACTGTGCTCCAGTTCTGGTCACGATCCCTCTTTTATCATCGTTTTTATTCACACCCTCTCTGGATCCTTCTTAAACACAACCCAGTCCCGCCTCCTCAAACACTCAGCAACAATAGCAGCAGGAGGTGGACCCAGTGTCCGGTCTGCACAAGGGGAGGAATGATGACTGAATGAATAGTCTGCAATAAAATCCAGAGTTCACCTCCACTCGTATCGTCACGAAGGACCTGAGATGGTCCCGGTCTCAGCTGTGGAGAGGAGCAGCTGGGTCTCAGTTGGTTGTGAGGTTTTCGGATATgaggtgttggtggtggtggtggtggcggggAAAATCTATGAGTTGCTGGCAGCGTTCTCATTGCTAGGTGAGCTgggggaagaagaggatgaggaagagggagagaagttCATTCCTGATAACCCTGGCGGGTCTGTGGCTGTGTTCTGTCCACTGAGACTCTTCCTGCACACAGGACACGTGTCATGCTGTaggaaagagaataaaaaaagagttgtgtaaaaactataaaatacataaacataacagATGTAGCACAGATATCACAGATGAACTGATCCATTTTTTCTTAGCACCTTTTGTGAACATCAGCCAATACAAAGTCTTAACagactatttttattttccaaattCAGATAACTCAGCTCTCCTCCCAGTTTGAGAGACaactgaccagtaagagcttacGAGGCACAGTTAAGAATGGTCTTCTTCCTACATAGCTAGCTAACTTAGTACATTCATGAAATAAAGTGACAGTAAACTGGGATAAGTGTGTCAAAGCAGCAGCTGTACAGGTTGTTGTAAGTTGACTTAGAGAAATAACAACTCTAAAAATCTACATATTTCttaaatcaatgtaaaaaaacatttaaatgaattattccGTCCGAGAGATAATCGAAGCTTCTGTGACAACTGAAAAGGACATCTGTggtaaagtaaaacaaaacacaatttccCCCTTTCCAACAAGAAATTCAACCAAAATGGCGACTGAGGCTGATTGTGATTATTGTCTTGTCAACCAACAGCAGTGCTTGAGGAACACCAGAGAGAAGTCACGAAAATGGAGGCAAAGCAtcaggtttttttctctctttagtgAACACTGCTCTAAAATTAAACTGCttgctgctgtgtgctgctttCAGTTGACTTGCTCGCACTGTGGTGCCTTAGGAAAAGCTTCAAGTGTTTTAACAAAAGCATAATGGGtttcaaaaaagtattttggcTTCATATAATCAGAATTGATACTAATCAGTTAGAAGGATGCCGTACATGTCTGATATTAGCCTTGTAGATCTGTCTGATAGACATACATACCTGTTCCAGCCACGGGACTATACAGTCATTGTGAAACAAATGATTGCATGGCAGTTGTCTAACAGTCTCCGCAACGCTGTAGTCTTCTTTGCACACTGGACATTCTAAACCAGCAcctgcaaaaacagaaaatgagtcTTGCAAAAACATCATGCATCAGCTGCATGAACTAAACCTCCGATTGTGATCCAACTGgttctgtttatttgtatttaagcGGTGCTGTGCAGTGAAAGCTATAATTCAAGGACTTCACTACCacgaacaacaacaacatgattACATATTCAAACAGATGTACgggaacatgtttttaaaaaaaaaaaaagcattttcagaGTGTGATTATTGTTGCAGTTTTCTCATAGTACAGAATTTGATTGGTTATGTATAAGGTCtatttttaacatctttttatGTGGTTTTCTTAGATAAGTAGGTTGTAGTGACATGTGTGCGTGCAAAGAAAGTACAAAGAAAAAGTTTTGGTCTGACAGACAACTAAAAAGAAGAGCTTCAGACTGGAAGATACAGTGAGTGAGTACATGAGagtttgaaagagagagagagagagagatcaggaCTTACCCACGTGTTCCTCTGTAATGGAGATGATGGGTAAACTCTTTAtcctttctctgtctgcaggAGGAGGACCCGTGTTTTCAAACTGGTTCAATAACTACAAGTGAAACATAAATTATgatataattataatacatcATTAATTCACTTCCTCTGAATTCACTTCCTCCCCACACACCCCACCAAAATAAAGCACTTCAGACACAGCAGCCACATTACTGcatgctgttttatttcatcttatAGTGTAGCAAAGAACACTTTTTATACCTGCGTTATGATAGCATCAAGTCCATTAGCACCCCAGGCATAGTCCATCGGATTGGAATGTAACATACCCCTGttcataagaagaaaaaaagtaaacattttacaACTCAGAGacatgaaatgagaaaataaacctGCATCACAGCAGCTTGTACTTACCAAGGTCCCATTCCAATGTTTGGCATGGCTGTAGGCGCTATGATCCCATTAACTAGCTGCTGGATAATTCTGTGTAAGGAAGAAACATCAGACAGTATTCAACAAACATTCACAGAATTAACTTGAAATTaatcagaaaatgtaaaatgtctgaTGTATTACAACTTTATAGAGATGGTAAAAGTAGATGCTTACAGTTTAGTATCTATGGTTATCTTTGTTATTAAAATCTTTGGTACACtagatattttatgttttatattttaaaatctggTTTGGTAATAGTTAAAGAGAAAAATTGACTAGTAACATATGAAGCAAGAATTCCGCAcacaaaagaagcaaaaaattGTTTTCCATGTCCCACAACAACCTCCCACACACCCTACTGCCGAAAATGTCTCACCCCTCTAATGTGGGCACTCCTTCATGGCGCGTAC
This genomic interval from Scomber scombrus chromosome 11, fScoSco1.1, whole genome shotgun sequence contains the following:
- the LOC133990297 gene encoding E3 ubiquitin-protein ligase RNF126-like, coding for MAEAPPRPCRFFCHRCSAEISPRLPDYTCPRCESGFIEELPEERSTENGSAPTFSTSDQNRSAFENMDHQHLFTFPSGYGPFALGIFDENFDLRTRLPTEDNRETENRREREMASRQRYSARQPRGRHVPRRQGTRHEGVPTLEGIIQQLVNGIIAPTAMPNIGMGPWGMLHSNPMDYAWGANGLDAIITQLLNQFENTGPPPADRERIKSLPIISITEEHVGAGLECPVCKEDYSVAETVRQLPCNHLFHNDCIVPWLEQHDTCPVCRKSLSGQNTATDPPGLSGMNFSPSSSSSSSPSSPSNENAASNS